From the Musa acuminata AAA Group cultivar baxijiao chromosome BXJ3-7, Cavendish_Baxijiao_AAA, whole genome shotgun sequence genome, one window contains:
- the LOC135585867 gene encoding protein BTR1-like isoform X2, whose protein sequence is MESPELPGDSSSPEAAPRLSPRPRSPTRGEKEKHTHMRFLVSNVAAGCIIGKGGLTITEFQSQSGARIQLSRNHEVFPGTSDRIILISGTLSEVMKAMELILEKLPSQVEESDDVEGRSKIRLIVPNSSCGAIIGKGGSTIKSFVEDSHAGIKISPQDNNAGLNDRLVTLTGSFEEQMRAIFLILSKLIEDAHYPQTLNSPFPYSGVNSRGFPGVPVGYMVPSVSYGPVSYRPNGSGGKYRSNKGVASSPMVRHPSQLPGGHLEDHSNSVTIGIADEHIGAIVGRGGRNITEISQVSGARIKISDRGDFVSGTSDRKVTITGSPEAIHAAEALIMQKVSSNSER, encoded by the exons ATGGAGTCCCCCGAGCTGCCCGGCGATTCCTCCTCTCCGGAGGCTGCCCCTCGGCTAAGCCCGCGCCCCAGATCCCCAACCCGAG gcgAAAAAGAAAAGCATACACACATGAGATTTCTTGTATCAAACGTAGCAGCTGGGTGTATCATTGGGAAGGGTGGCTTGACAATAACTGAATTCCAGTCACAATCTGGAGCTCGTATTCAACTGTCACGGAATCATGAAGTTTTTCCAGGAACATCAGATAGAATAATATTGATTTCTGGGACACTTAGTGAAGTAATGAAGGCTATGGAACTGATCCTGGAAAAACTGCCAAGTCAG GTGGAAGAGAGCGATGATGTTGAAGGTAGATCAAAAATCAGGCTTATTGTTCCTAATAGCTCTTGTGGTGCTATAATTGGAAAAGGAGGGTCAACTATAAA GTCATTCGTAGAAGACTCCCATGCTGGGATTAAGATATCTCCTCAGGATAATAATGCTGGCCTAAATGATAGGCTGGTCACGTTGACAGGGTCTTTTGAGGAACAAATGCGTGCTATCTTTTTGATATTGTCAAAATTAATAGAAGATGCTCACTATCCACAGACATTAAACTCACCTTTTCCCTATTCAG GTGTCAACAGTCGTGGTTTCCCTGGTGTTCCTGTTGGTTATATGGTTCCTTCTGTTTCATATGGCCCTGTGAGTTACAGACCAAATGGATCTGGAGGAAAATATCGAAGTAACAAG GGTGTGGCATCATCACCGATGGTCCGACATCCATCACAGTTACCTGGTGGGCATCTTGAAGATCATAGCAATTCAGTGACGATCGGAATTGCGGACGAGCATATTGGCGCTATTGTTGGTCGTGGGGGAAGGAACATAACGGAGATAAGTcag GTTAGTGGAGCTAGGATCAAGATATCAGATAGAGGTGATTTCGTTTCAGGCACATCAGATAG AAAGGTAACGATAACTGGATCACCAGAAGCAATACATGCTGCGGAGGCTCTGATCATGCAAAAAGTTTCATCCAATTCTGAGAGATGA
- the LOC135585867 gene encoding protein BTR1-like isoform X1, with protein MESPELPGDSSSPEAAPRLSPRPRSPTRGEKEKHTHMRFLVSNVAAGCIIGKGGLTITEFQSQSGARIQLSRNHEVFPGTSDRIILISGTLSEVMKAMELILEKLPSQVEESDDVEGRSKIRLIVPNSSCGAIIGKGGSTIKSFVEDSHAGIKISPQDNNAGLNDRLVTLTGSFEEQMRAIFLILSKLIEDAHYPQTLNSPFPYSVLGVNSRGFPGVPVGYMVPSVSYGPVSYRPNGSGGKYRSNKGVASSPMVRHPSQLPGGHLEDHSNSVTIGIADEHIGAIVGRGGRNITEISQVSGARIKISDRGDFVSGTSDRKVTITGSPEAIHAAEALIMQKVSSNSER; from the exons ATGGAGTCCCCCGAGCTGCCCGGCGATTCCTCCTCTCCGGAGGCTGCCCCTCGGCTAAGCCCGCGCCCCAGATCCCCAACCCGAG gcgAAAAAGAAAAGCATACACACATGAGATTTCTTGTATCAAACGTAGCAGCTGGGTGTATCATTGGGAAGGGTGGCTTGACAATAACTGAATTCCAGTCACAATCTGGAGCTCGTATTCAACTGTCACGGAATCATGAAGTTTTTCCAGGAACATCAGATAGAATAATATTGATTTCTGGGACACTTAGTGAAGTAATGAAGGCTATGGAACTGATCCTGGAAAAACTGCCAAGTCAG GTGGAAGAGAGCGATGATGTTGAAGGTAGATCAAAAATCAGGCTTATTGTTCCTAATAGCTCTTGTGGTGCTATAATTGGAAAAGGAGGGTCAACTATAAA GTCATTCGTAGAAGACTCCCATGCTGGGATTAAGATATCTCCTCAGGATAATAATGCTGGCCTAAATGATAGGCTGGTCACGTTGACAGGGTCTTTTGAGGAACAAATGCGTGCTATCTTTTTGATATTGTCAAAATTAATAGAAGATGCTCACTATCCACAGACATTAAACTCACCTTTTCCCTATTCAG TTTTAGGTGTCAACAGTCGTGGTTTCCCTGGTGTTCCTGTTGGTTATATGGTTCCTTCTGTTTCATATGGCCCTGTGAGTTACAGACCAAATGGATCTGGAGGAAAATATCGAAGTAACAAG GGTGTGGCATCATCACCGATGGTCCGACATCCATCACAGTTACCTGGTGGGCATCTTGAAGATCATAGCAATTCAGTGACGATCGGAATTGCGGACGAGCATATTGGCGCTATTGTTGGTCGTGGGGGAAGGAACATAACGGAGATAAGTcag GTTAGTGGAGCTAGGATCAAGATATCAGATAGAGGTGATTTCGTTTCAGGCACATCAGATAG AAAGGTAACGATAACTGGATCACCAGAAGCAATACATGCTGCGGAGGCTCTGATCATGCAAAAAGTTTCATCCAATTCTGAGAGATGA
- the LOC103990645 gene encoding rRNA 2'-O-methyltransferase fibrillarin 2, whose amino-acid sequence MRPPRGGGFRGRSDGGGGRGRGRGSGGRGGGFEGRGGGRGRGGGAGGRGGRGGRGRGGGRGGGMKGGSRVVVQPHRHDGVFVAKGKEDALCTKNMVPGEAVYGEKRVSVQNEDGSKVEYRVWNPFRSKLAAAILGGVDNIWIAPGTRVLYLGAASGTTVSHVSDIVGPTGVVYAVEFSHRSGRDLVNMAKKRTNVIPIIEDARHPARYRMLVGMVDVIFSDVAQPDQARILALNASYFLKNGGHFVISIKANCIDSTVPAEAVFAQEVKKLQADQFKPSEQVTLEPFERDHACVVGGYRMPKKQKVATES is encoded by the exons ATGAGACCTCCACGAG GCGGTGGCTTCAGGGGACGGAGCGATGGAGGTGGGGGGAGAGGCAGGGGAAGAGGAAGCGGAGGTAGAGGCGGTGGTTTTGAAGGCCGGGGTGGCGGCAGGGGCCGCGGGGGAGGCGCGGGAGGCCGTGGAGGTAGGGGAGGGAGGGGCCGTGGCGGAGGCCGAGGTGGGGGCATGAAGGGCGGGAGCAGGGTCGTCGTCCAGCCACACAGGCACGACGGGGTTTTCGTCGCCAAGGGCAAGGAAGATGCTCTCTGCACGAAGAACATGGTCCCCGGTGAAGCCGTATATGGCGAGAAGCGCGTTTCTGTTCAG AATGAGGATGGATCCAAAGTCGAATACCGGGTGTGGAATCCTTTCCGCTCAAAGCTGGCAGCTGCCATTCTTGGAGGTGTCGACAATATATGGATT GCTCCTGGGACTCGTGTGTTGTACCTTGGTGCTGCATCAGGAACCACAGTGTCTCATGTGTCTGATATTGTTGGACCG ACAGGAGTGGTCTATGCTGTTGAATTTTCACATAGGAGTGGTAGAGATCTTGTGAATATGGCTAAAAAGCGAACCAATGTAATTCCCATAATAGAAGATGCTAGGCATCCTGCTAGATACAGGATGTTGGTTGGAATGGTTGATGTCATCTTTTCGGATGTTGCACAACCTGATCAG GCAAGAATCTTGGCTTTGAATGCTTCATATTTCTTGAAGAATGGTGGCCACTTTGTAATCTCAATTAAG GCAAATTGCATCGACTCCACGGTACCTGCTGAGGCTGTTTTTGCTCAAGAAGTGAAGAAGCTGCAGGCGGATCAGTTCAAACCTTCAGAGCAAGTCACACTAGAACCCTTTGAGCGGGACCATGCCTGTGTTGTTGGTGGCTATCGGATGCCAAAGAAACAGAAAGTAGCTACCGAAAGCTGA
- the LOC135643440 gene encoding protein DETOXIFICATION 35-like, with amino-acid sequence MGTETMEQPLLQQADEETGPGRSDGGEAERVSETKVQDYPPVREAREAWEVLVAESKKLWSIGAPITFNVLCLYGFSSITQMFVGHIGNLELSAVAIALNVVYLFNFGFLLGMGSALETLCGQAFGAGRVEMLGVYMQRSWIILVASSIVLCLLYIFATPALKLIGQEDDIADLAGKFAISIIPQLFSIAFIFPAQKFLQAQSKVLVMAWIGLVALLLHVGMLVLFIFVFDWGLGGAAAAFNISGWVVSLAQIAYIVGWCKDGWTGLSWSAFRDLWAFVRLSFASAVMLCLEIWYMMILTVLSGHLTNAEVAVGSISICMNINGWEGMVFIGLNAAISVRVSNELGAGRPRATKYAVIVILLESLAIGLICMVVVLATRNYFSIIFTSDKEMQRAVANIAYLLGITMVLNSIQPIISGIAVGGGWQALVAYINLGCYYGFGLPMGFVLGFVLHLGVKGIWVGMLGGTLLQTLVLFFVIWKTDWSAEASQAAARVQLWGGQEAEKAQT; translated from the exons atgggaaCGGAGACCATGGAGCAGCCACTGCTGCAACAGGCGGACGAGGAGACGGGGCCCGGGAGGAGCGACGGAGGGGAGGCGGAGAGGGTTTCGGAGACGAAGGTGCAGGATTACCCTCCGGTGAGGGAGGCTCGGGAGGCGTGGGAGGTGTTGGTGGCGGAGTCCAAGAAGCTGTGGTCGATCGGGGCGCCCATCACGTTCAACGTATTATGCCTCTACGGCTTCAGCTCCATCACCCAGATGTTCGTCGGCCACATCGGAAACCTCGAGCTGTCCGCCGTCGCCATCGCCCTCAACGTCGTCTACCTCTTCAACTTCGGCTTCCTC CTCGGCATGGGGAGTGCACTGGAGACGCTCTGCGGGCAAGCCTTCGGTGCAGGCCGCGTCGAGATGCTCGGCGTGTACATGCAGCGCTCCTGGATAATTCTCGTGGCTTCTTCGATCGTCTTGTGTCTGCTCTACATCTTTGCTACGCCAGCACTGAAGCTGATCGGCCAGGAGGACGACATCGCCGACCTCGCCGGCAAATTCGCCATCAGCATCATCCCTCAGTTGTTCTCCATTGCCTTCATCTTCCCCGCCCAGAAGTTTCTCCAGGCTCAGAGCAAGGTACTCGTCATGGCTTGGATCGGCCTCGTGGCCCTCCTACTTCACGTCGGAATGCTGGTGCTCTTCATCTTCGTCTTCGACTGGGGCTTGGGCGGTGCTGCTGCCGCATTCAACATCTCGGGGTGGGTGGTCTCCCTGGCTCAGATCGCGTACATCGTAGGGTGGTGCAAGGACGGGTGGACCGGCCTTTCGTGGTCCGCTTTCAGGGATTTATGGGCGTTCGTCCGGTTGTCGTTTGCATCCGCGGTGATGCTTTGCCTCGAGATCTGGTACATGATGATCCTCACCGTGCTCAGCGGCCACCTCACCAACGCCGAGGTTGCCGTCGGCTCCATTTCTATCTG CATGAACATCAATGGTTGGGAGGGCATGGTATTTATCGGACTCAATGCCGCGATAAG TGTTCGGGTGTCCAACGAGCTGGGAGCAGGTCGCCCCCGGGCCACCAAGTATGCTGTCATCGTGATCCTCCTCGAGTCCCTCGCCATCGGCCTCATCTGCATGGTCGTCGTACTCGCAACACGGAATTACTTCAGCATCATTTTCACGAGCGATAAAGAGATGCAACGGGCCGTCGCCAACATCGCCTACCTTCTGGGCATCACCATGGTGCTCAATAGCATCCAACCAATTATCTCAG GAATCGCTGTGGGAGGTGGCTGGCAGGCGCTGGTGGCTTACATTAACTTGGGTTGCTACTACGGTTTTGGCCTTCCTATGGGTTTCGTTTTGGGTTTTGTCCTCCACTTGGGGGTGAAG GGAATCTGGGTCGGCATGCTCGGTGGAACTCTTCTGCAGACTCTGGTACTGTTCTTCGTGATCTGGAAGACAGATTGGAGTGCAGAG GCATCCCAAGCGGCAGCACGAGTGCAGTTGTGGGGAGGACAAGAAGCTGAAAAAGCTCAAACCTGA
- the LOC135642218 gene encoding P-loop NTPase domain-containing protein LPA1-like, with product MAEALKLLYIVVVDEVERGGGDGVGGKRSLSFRYTRPVLQSTLQLMGCKARHAFKISRRVFEVMRDENSGGRLPPDGRSSDCWKIPSSEKNRHDIDGLGQANMTNRLTPENVDMSSGMPFELYKRLTTVVVSRERFLDIVCDALTLYKYVSPHQRTDLLLACRIRERKESVTVLLCGTSGCGKSTLSALLGSRLGVTTVISTDSIRHMMRSYVDEEQNPLLWASTYHAGECLDPVAVAEAKAKRKAKKLAIVSHAVVKGEISDGTLNVKPDGRSHDVVLGTELIGKKQMAIEGFKAQSEMVIDSLDRLITAWEERKESVVVEGVHLSLNFVMGLMKKHPSIIPFMIYITNEDKHIERFAVRAKYMTLDPAKNKYVKYIQNIRAIQEYLCNRADKHLVPKIKNTNVDQSVAAIHATVFGCLRRREAGEQLYDPSTNTVSVIHEEYRNQCAANSLGSKRMLQLIQSKGSSRHLMALLNTDGSVAKAWPFEMVDYDGKLDRNGNEKCMGNPMYGPLQIGKAEPVNLQFGNFGISAWTNDTCGTSQTGSIDDSRAEGTDTGSRYFSSCCSSPKALDGPAKELKEEFFVSGSEEEADYPYDKDSDEDLSDIDDKEIHDEIEGSVDEDSTKSDEEYEDLAMRDDLENVYWSDDDESANAKKAADDKRPTDEGDVSTADKYQHNLELFLKMSEGIMEPPFSYALLRGQSKTSTDMGTRRRSLSDPMRFRDRAQSIPAVTELRAL from the exons ATGGCGGAGGCGCTGAAGTTGCTGTACATTGTTGTGGTGGACGAAGTAGAGAGGGGAGGAGGCGATGGCGTCGGCGGGAAGAGGAGCTTGTCGTTTCGGTACACTCGGCCGGTGCTGCAGAGCACTCTGCAGCTCATGGGCTGCAAGGCTCGTCATGCTTTCAAG ATTAGCCGAAGAGTATTTGAAGTGATGCGAGATGAGAACTCAGGTGGACGTTTGCCTCCTGATGGCAGGAGCTCAGATTGCTGGAAAATTCCATCCAGCGAAAAGAACAGACATGATATTGATGGCTTGGGCCAGGCAAACATGACTAATCGGCTGACTCCAGAGAATGTAGATATGAGTAGTGGAATGCCTTTTGAATTGTACAAAAGACTAACAACTGTTGTTGTTTCAAGGGAACGCTTCTTAGACATCGTCTGTGATGCCCTCACCCTATACAAATATGTCAGTCCACATCAAAGAACTGACTTGCTTCTAGCTTGCAG GATTCGAGAAAGAAAGGAGTCTGTGACAGTTCTTTTGTGCGGCACAAGTGGCTGTGGCAAGTCTACTCTGTCGGCCTTGCTG GGAAGCAGACTGGGTGTCACAACTGTCATTTCTACTGATTCAATACGCCATATGATGAGGAGCTATGTGGATGAAGAACAAAATCCGCTCCTTTGGGCTTCAACTTATCATGCTGGGGAATGTCTAGATCCAGTAGCAGTGGCAGAAGCAAAAGCTAAACGAAAAGCAAAAAAACTTGCTATTGTTTCACACGCAGTGGTTAAGGGAGAAATATCTGATGGAACTCTAAATGTAAAACCTGATGGCCGATCTCATGATGTGGTCCTTGGAACTGAGTTAATTGGCAAAAAGCAAATGGCTATTGAAGGCTTTAAAGCACAAAGTGAAATGGTAATAGACAGTCTTGATCGTCTCATCACTGCTTGGGAAGAGCGAAAAGAATCTGTAGTCGTTGAGGGTGTCCACTTGAGCCTCAATTTTGTG ATGGGACTCATGAAGAAGCATCCTTCAATAATACCGTTCATGATTTATATAACAAATGAAGACAAACATATAGAAAGATTTGCAGTGCGTGCCAAATACATGACACTGGACCCAGCAAAGAATAAATATGTAAAATATATCCAGAATATCAGAGCCATTCAGGAGTATCTCTGTAACAGGGCAGATAAGCATCTGGTTCCAAAAATAAAAAACACAAATGTTGATCAGAGTGTGGCAGCTATCCATGCCACAGTTTTTGGCTGTCTGCGTAGGCGAGAGGCAGGAGAGCAGCTCTATGACCCGTCTACAAATACAGTGTCTGTAATACATGAAGAATACAGAAACCAGTGTGCTGCAAATTCTCTTGGTTCCAAGAGAATGTTGCAGTTGATCCAGAGTAAGGGTTCCTCAAGGCATCTAATGGCACTTCTCAACACAGATGGATCTGTTGCCAAGGCTTGGCCTTTTGAGATGGTTGATTATGATGGGAAACTTGATCGAAATGGGAACGAAAAATGCATGGGAAACCCCATGTATGGCCCCTTGCAGATAGGGAAGGCCGAGCCAGTTAATCTTCAGTTTGGAAATTTTGGGATCAGTGCATGGACAAATGATACATGTGGTACAAGTCAAACAGGGAGCATCGATGACTCAAGGGCTGAGGGCACTGACACTGGCAGTAGATACTTCTCTTCCTGTTGCAGCTCCCCAAAGGCATTAGATGGACCTGCCAAAGAG cTCAAGGAAGAATTTTTTGTATCTGGTAGCGAAGAAGAAGCTGACTACCCATATGATAAAGACAGTGATGAAGATCTTAGTGACATAGACGACAAGGAGATCCATGATGAG ATTGAAGGTTCCGTTGATGAAGACTCCACCAAGTCAGATGAGGAGTATGAGGACTTGGCAATGCGAGACGACCTCGAAAATGTTTATTGGTCCGATGATGATGAGTCAGCAAACGCAAAGAAAGCAGCAGACGATAAAAGACCAACCGACGAAGGAGACGTGAGCACAGCAGATAAATACCAACACAATCTCGAGCTGTTCTTGAAGATGAGCGAGGGCATCATGGAACCACCTTTTTCTTATGCCCTGCTTCGTGGGCAAAGCAAGACGAGCACCGACATGGGAACGAGGAGACGTTCCTTGAGCGATCCAATGCGATTCCGAGACCGGGCACAGAGCATCCCGGCTGTGACGGAGTTGAGAGCACTATGA
- the LOC103991098 gene encoding uncharacterized protein LOC103991098: protein MSKKPLITTLVDLLDALDDVSFTSMKDMLKLLFSLVLYSLNNTALIELGIMPPHFAPMVKDGRRGLVGDTMAMITRVAGCDESMKAFRRVNGVNVLEDLAVGRSGRARQNATTMPSNIVKSDKAMGDRGEGSREGSGQR from the coding sequence ATGTCAAAGAAGCCCCTCATCACCACCCTCGTGGACCTCCTTGATGCTCTCGACGACGTGTCGTTTACGTCCATGAAGGACATGCTCAAGCTCCTCTTTAGCCTGGTCCTTTACTCACTCAACAACACCGCCCTCATTGAGCTAGGCATTATGCCACCCCATTTCGCACCAATGGTGAAAGATGGGCGAAGGGGGCTGGTGGGGGACACGATGGCTATGATCACTCGAGTGGCAGGATGTGACGAGAGTATGAAGGCATTCCGAAGGGTGAATGGTGTCAACGTCCTGGAGGATCTGGCGGTTGGGAGAAGCGGGAGGGCAAGGCAAAATGCTACGACTATGCCGTCGAACATAGTAAAGAGCGACAAAGCGATGGGGGACAGGGGTGAAGGCAGTCGTGAGGGCTCTGGTCAACGATGA